A genomic segment from Thermodesulfovibrionales bacterium encodes:
- a CDS encoding TIGR03960 family B12-binding radical SAM protein, with amino-acid sequence MVFLYMNLCRFERPSRYINREVNAVYRTAPVRVALAFPDIYDVGMSHLGLRILYSLINNLPYASAERVFSPWTDMEAAMRTTGTQLSSLETKRPLREFDIVGFSLQYELCYTTVLNMLDLAGIPMRSGERREKDPLIIAGGPCTVNPLPLSSFIDAFLIGDGESAVTEILETVYDWKSGGDGKRDSLLGKLAGMKGIYVPAVHGLTPKDSPIERRYVSSLDDAPYPVYPVVPYTSIVHDRVTVELSRGCTRGCRFCQAGMIYRPLRERSPQSVLGIVDASLKSTGHEEVSLTSLSAGDYPYLLPLVKELNRRLSGKVVSLSLPSLRVAAVNQEVLKEIKTVRKTGFTMAPEAATDRLRMVINKDFAEEDYDRALHALFAEGWETIKLYFMIGLPTERDEDVEAIPEMAQRALRTAKRYTRRYVNVNVGISPFVPKPHTPLQWCGQEEREKIREKMEYLKLNLSKRKITYKGHNPSMSLLEALFSRGGQDLSDLIEKAWALGCRLDAWTECFDFMKWIAAAEKTGIDIHARPQKDYGGGDRLPWDGIDVGVKKEFLWGELQEALSCRKTADCQKGCHGCGLGCETTGTGHETAVGGQELPGVERSLVQSPHRMRPVRMRVQFSKTGVMRYLSHRELMTVFIRAMRRAEIPLQYSQGFHPSPRVSFGPPLNVGVSGLKEYFDLEIEPAFALSDVRNRMNSVLPAGLLIGETGLIPVDEPSLDSFVSRYEYEITCPDAGVIEDFLVKRSVVVEREKANRKTVAVDIRQMVSEAWIGDDTTVRIVAIDNADGKVRIGELLREVFHMPAEELGITRVSMHGWRAGWLEPLASVYHAADEESRKACIGREGEGARGENSVSPAH; translated from the coding sequence GTGGTATTCTTATACATGAATTTATGCCGCTTTGAACGACCGAGCAGGTACATCAACAGGGAGGTAAATGCGGTTTATCGAACCGCACCGGTTCGGGTCGCCCTCGCCTTTCCCGACATCTATGATGTCGGCATGTCACACCTCGGATTGAGAATCCTCTATTCCCTGATCAACAACCTCCCCTATGCTTCTGCAGAACGGGTCTTCTCGCCTTGGACGGATATGGAAGCTGCGATGAGGACAACAGGGACTCAGCTATCGTCCCTTGAGACGAAGAGGCCGCTCAGGGAGTTTGACATCGTCGGGTTCAGTCTCCAGTATGAGCTCTGTTATACGACAGTGCTGAACATGCTCGACCTGGCCGGAATCCCGATGCGGTCGGGAGAGAGGAGAGAAAAGGACCCGCTGATTATCGCCGGCGGCCCCTGTACCGTCAACCCCCTTCCCCTCTCGTCATTTATCGATGCCTTTCTTATCGGGGACGGAGAGTCGGCGGTAACGGAAATCCTGGAGACCGTTTATGACTGGAAGAGCGGAGGCGACGGGAAGAGGGACTCGCTGCTCGGGAAACTTGCAGGAATGAAGGGGATCTATGTGCCCGCTGTCCATGGGCTAACCCCGAAAGATTCTCCGATAGAGAGGAGATACGTGTCATCACTTGATGATGCTCCCTATCCGGTTTATCCCGTCGTGCCATATACCTCCATCGTTCATGACAGGGTTACGGTCGAGTTATCGAGAGGATGCACGAGAGGCTGCAGGTTCTGTCAGGCGGGCATGATCTATAGGCCCCTGAGAGAGAGGAGCCCCCAGAGCGTGTTGGGAATTGTGGATGCCTCCCTGAAAAGCACCGGCCATGAAGAGGTCTCGCTCACTTCCCTCAGCGCGGGTGATTATCCCTATCTCCTACCGCTCGTGAAGGAACTGAACAGGAGGTTATCGGGCAAGGTGGTTTCCCTCTCTCTTCCGTCACTGCGGGTGGCTGCCGTAAATCAGGAGGTATTGAAAGAGATAAAAACGGTGAGGAAGACCGGTTTCACGATGGCGCCGGAAGCTGCCACGGACAGACTGCGGATGGTTATCAACAAGGACTTCGCTGAGGAGGATTATGACCGTGCCCTGCACGCCCTCTTTGCGGAGGGTTGGGAGACGATCAAGCTCTATTTTATGATCGGGTTGCCTACAGAACGGGATGAGGATGTGGAGGCGATCCCTGAAATGGCCCAGCGGGCGCTGAGGACTGCAAAACGATATACCCGCAGATATGTGAACGTGAACGTCGGGATATCCCCCTTTGTCCCGAAGCCTCATACGCCGCTGCAATGGTGCGGCCAGGAAGAGAGAGAAAAGATTCGGGAGAAAATGGAATACCTGAAGCTTAACCTCTCGAAGAGGAAGATCACCTACAAGGGACATAATCCATCGATGAGCCTCCTCGAGGCCCTCTTTTCGAGAGGGGGTCAGGACCTCTCTGATCTCATCGAAAAGGCATGGGCCCTGGGGTGCAGGCTCGATGCCTGGACGGAATGCTTCGATTTCATGAAATGGATCGCCGCTGCCGAAAAGACCGGAATAGACATCCACGCACGTCCCCAGAAGGATTACGGCGGTGGAGACAGACTCCCGTGGGACGGCATCGATGTCGGCGTTAAGAAAGAATTCCTCTGGGGTGAACTCCAGGAGGCGCTTTCCTGCAGGAAGACCGCGGACTGCCAGAAGGGGTGCCACGGCTGCGGCCTGGGGTGCGAAACGACAGGAACCGGTCACGAGACAGCGGTCGGCGGTCAAGAGCTACCGGGAGTGGAGAGGTCTCTTGTTCAGAGTCCGCACCGTATGAGACCGGTTCGGATGCGGGTCCAATTCTCAAAGACGGGGGTTATGCGGTACCTATCGCACAGGGAACTGATGACGGTCTTTATTCGTGCCATGAGAAGGGCGGAGATTCCGCTCCAGTATTCCCAGGGATTTCATCCTTCTCCCCGGGTCTCTTTCGGGCCTCCTCTGAACGTCGGAGTAAGCGGCCTGAAAGAATATTTTGATCTGGAGATTGAGCCTGCCTTTGCACTGTCCGATGTAAGAAATCGTATGAACAGCGTTCTCCCCGCGGGACTCCTCATTGGGGAGACCGGGCTCATACCGGTCGACGAACCCTCACTGGACAGCTTTGTATCGAGATACGAGTATGAGATAACATGTCCCGATGCCGGGGTGATAGAGGATTTTCTCGTCAAACGATCCGTAGTCGTCGAACGGGAAAAGGCAAACAGGAAAACGGTAGCGGTGGATATAAGACAGATGGTTTCAGAGGCATGGATTGGTGATGATACTACCGTCAGGATCGTCGCGATTGACAATGCAGACGGCAAAGTGAGGATCGGAGAACTCCTTCGGGAGGTCTTTCATATGCCGGCGGAAGAACTCGGCATAACAAGGGTGAGCATGCATGGTTGGCGGGCAGGCTGGCTTGAGCCGCTCGCTTCAGTGTATCACGCGGCTGACGAGGAGTCACGGAAGGCATGCATAGGAAGAGAGGGGGAGGGGGCGCGGGGCGAGAACAGTGTTTCCCCCGCGCATTAG